The following coding sequences are from one Rutidosis leptorrhynchoides isolate AG116_Rl617_1_P2 chromosome 11, CSIRO_AGI_Rlap_v1, whole genome shotgun sequence window:
- the LOC139877458 gene encoding uncharacterized protein, translating into MSNNSSLKQDGSVQEYDETFSSLFKNRGIDESYVIDIFIWGLQPEIMKGVSIFKPKTLHDACCLARVQEDINNVIKKRTSSSFLHISDHSSEVNNGNFDCLVNSCKPGELVNIRCLKSVPSLRAKNSSFVENNNNIASNDLHGVVTNICEKGDKDDQIEFAIAVVGAGINETAEEVNQHEFDPILVKEDTKDIVVVTNDLKDEYINAICPNPNPLAYSRLCESDSWYEEPANRAVRIRDGNQNYGTQDVQLSNSQS; encoded by the coding sequence ATGTCAAATAACAGTTCCCTTAAACAAGATGGTtcagttcaagagtatgatgaaacATTTAGTTCTTTGTTCAAAAACAGGGGTATAGATGAATCATATGTCATTGATATCTTCATTTGGGGGTTGCAACCAGAAATCATGAAAGGTGTTAGTATCTTCAAACCCAAAACCCTTCATGATGCTTGTTGTTTGGCTAGGGTGCAAGAAGATATCAACAATGTCATCAAGAAACGAACTAGTTCCTCATTTCTACATATTTCTGATCATTCAAGTGAAGTGAATAATGGCAATTTTGATTGTTTGGTCAATTCTTGTAAGCCAGGAGAATTGGTAAACATCCGTTGTCTGAAATCAGTACCTTCTTTAAGGGCTAAAAATTCAAGTTTTGTAGAGAACAACAATAATATAGCTAGCAATGATTTACATGGTGTTGTTACTAATATTTGTGAGAAGGGTGATAAAGATGATCAAATTGAGTTTGCTATTGCTGTTGTTGGTGCTGGTATCAATGAAACGGCTGAAGAAGTTAACCAACATGAGTTTGACCCGATACTGGTGAAAGAAGATACCAAGGATATAGTCGTGGTTACTAATGACTTAAAAGATGAATATATAAATGCTATTTGCCCCAACCCGAATCCTTTGGCGTATTCAAGATTGTGTGAATCTGATAGTTGGTATGAAGAACCTGCTAATAGAGCTGTTCGAATTCGTGATGGGAATCAGAACTATGGTACGCAAGATGTGCAGCTGAGTAATTCCCAATCTTAA